A region from the Chionomys nivalis chromosome 22, mChiNiv1.1, whole genome shotgun sequence genome encodes:
- the Cel gene encoding bile salt-activated lipase has translation MGRLEVLVFGLTCCLAAACAAKLGSVYTEGGFVEGVNKKLSLLGGDSVDIFKGIPFATAKTLENPERHPGWQGVLKANSFQKRCLQATLTQDSTYGQEDCLYLNIWVPQGRKQVSQDLPVMIWIYGGAFLMGSGHGANFLTNYLYDGEEIATRGNVIVVTFNYRVGPLGFLSTGDANLPGNFGLRDQHMAIAWVKRNIAAFGGDPNNITIFGESAGGASVSLQTLSPYNKGLIRRAISQSGVALSPWAIQENPLLWAKKIAEKVGCPTDDTSKLAGCLKVTDPRALTLAYRLPLKQQEYPIWYYLGFTPVVDGDFIPDDPINLYANAADIDYLAGTNDMDGHLFATIDMPAIDKSKQDITEEDFYRLVSGSTVRKGLKGAQATFGIYTESWAQDPSQENKKKTVVAFETDALFLIPTEMALAQHRAHAKSANTYSYLFSHPSRMPIYPKWMGADHADDLQYVFGKPFATPLGYRAQERSVSKSMIAYWTNFAKSGDPNMGNSQVPTHWYPYTLENGNYLNITKSITSTSMKQHLRAKFLQYWAVTYEVLPTVTDEQGTLPPPEDDSEAVPVPPVDDSQAAPVSPTDEAQMPVVIGF, from the exons ATGGGGCGCCTGGAGGTTCTGGTTTTTGGCCTCACCTGCTGCTTGGCAGCAGCTTGTGCTGCAAAG CTGGGTTCTGTGTACACAGAAGGTGGTTTCGTGGAGGGCGTCAACAAGAAGCTTAGTCTCTTGGGTGGTGACTCTGTTGACATCTTTAAAGGCATCCCCTTTGCCACTGCCAAGACCCTAGAGAATCCCGAGCGTCACCCGGGCTGGCAag GAGTTCTGAAGGCCAACAGCTTCCAGAAACGATGCCTACAGGCCACCCTCACCCAGGACAGCACCTACGGGCAAGAAGACTGCCTCTACCTCAACATCTGGGTGCCCCAGGGCAGGAAACAAG TGTCCCAGGACCTGCCTGTGATGATCTGGATCTATGGAGGTGCCTTTCTTATGGGATCTGGCCATGGGGCCAATTTCCTCACAAACTACCTGTATGATGGGGAAGAGATTGCCACTCGGGGTAACGTCATCGTGGTCACTTTCAACTACCGTGTGGGACCTTTGGGTTTCCTTAGCACCGGAGATGCCAACCTTCCAG GTAACTTTGGCCTTCGAGATCAGCACATGGCTATCGCCTGGGTGAAGAGGAACATCGCAGCCTTTGGGGGGGATCCCAATAACATCACCATCTTTGGGGAGTCTGCCGGAGGTGCCAGTGTCTCTCTGCAG ACCCTCTCCCCGTACAACAAGGGCCTCATCCGGCGAGCCATCAGTCAGAGTGGCGTGGCGCTGAGCCCCTGGGCCATCCAGGAGAACCCACTTCTCTGGGCCAAAAAG ATTGCTGAGAAGGTGGGTTGCCCCACAGACGACACTAGCAAGTTGGCTGGGTGTCTGAAGGTCACAGATCCCCGGGCCTTGACACTGGCCTACAGGTTGCCCTTGAAACAGCAGGAGT ACCCCATTTGGTATTACCTGGGCTTCACCCCTGTTGTCGATGGAGACTTCATCCCCGATGACCCCATCAATCTGTATGCCAATGCCGCTGACATTGACTACCTAGCTGGCACTAACGACATGGACGGCCACCTCTTTGCTACTATTGACATGCCAGCCATCGATAAGTCCAAACAGGATATCACAGA GGAGGACTTCTACAGGCTAGTCAGTGGAAGCACCGTCAGAAAGGGGCTTAAGGGTGCCCAAGCCACCTTTGGCATCTACACCGAGTCCTGGGCCCAGGACCCATCTCAAGAGAATAAGAAGAAGACAGTGGTGGCCTTTGAGACTGACGCCCTCTTCCTGATCCCCACAGAGATGGCTCTGGCCCAGCACAGAGCCCATGCCAA GAGTGCCAATACCTATTCTTACCTGTTTTCCCACCCTTCACGGATGCCCATCTACCCCAAATGGATGGGGGCTGACCATGCCGATGACCTCCAGTATGTCTTCGGAAAACCCTTCGCCACTCCATTGGGCTACCGGGCCCAAGAAAGGAGTGTCTCCAAGTCCATGATTGCCTACTGGACCAACTTTGCCAAGAGTGG GGATCCCAATATGGGCAACTCACAGGTGCCCACCCACTGGTACCCTTATACCCTGGAGAACGGCAACTACCTGAACATCACTAAGTCGATAACTAGCACGTCCATGAAGCAGCACCTGAGAGCCAAGTTCCTGCAATACTGGGCTGTGACGTACgaggtgctgcccacagtgaccGATGAACAGGGGACCCTCCCTCCCCCTGAGGATGACTCAGAAGCTGTCCCTGTGCCCCCTGTGGATGATTCCCAGGCTGCCCCTGTGTCCCCAACAGACGAGGCTCAGATGCCTGTCGTTATTGGCTTCTAA